The following are from one region of the Halictus rubicundus isolate RS-2024b chromosome 15, iyHalRubi1_principal, whole genome shotgun sequence genome:
- the LOC143361524 gene encoding NPC intracellular cholesterol transporter 2 homolog a — protein MNKMRPTIVPFLLPCVLIFILPSICRAVEINDCGSKIGKLKSITFSGCDMTKQACDLVRDTNATIDIDFSVEADVSKVFAVVHGIIMEIPIAFPLPNADACETSSSGIKCPVAKDTECHYSNSLPVLKSYPKISLVIKFELKDEKNEDILCLLIPARIK, from the exons ATGAACAAGATGCGTCCAACAATCGTTCCGTTTCTTCTTCCCTGTGTCTTGATCTTTATCTTACCATCGATATGTCGAGCTGTTGAAATCAACGACTGTG GCTCGAAAATTGGAAAGCTTAAATCTATAACTTTTAGTGGATGTGATATGACCAAACAAGCTTGTGATTTAGTACGAGATACGAATGCAACAATTGATATAGACTTTTCAGTTG AGGCGGATGTATCAAAAGTATTTGCAGTTGTACATGGAATTATCATGGAAATTCCTATAGCTTTTCCATTACCGAATGCAGATGCTTGTGAAACTTCTTCTTCAGGAATCAAATGTCCTGTAGCTAAGGATACAGAATGTCACTATTCAAATTCATTGCCAGTGCTAAAATCTTATCCTAAG ATCTCCTTGGTTATCAAATTTGAGCTTAAAGATGAAAAGAATGAGGACATACTTTGCCTGCTGATTCCCGCAAGAATTAAATAG
- the LOC143361523 gene encoding serine/threonine/tyrosine-interacting protein — MLSLDSNETHQDEETTSENESDDYPRIPIHMDEPKEWTYTMRRHMQEVVPRLYLGPYSAASRSKLQSLLEHGITHIVCVRQDIEANFIKPNFPDKFKYLVLNIADTATENIIQHFQKVKTFIDEGLSSGGQVLVHGNAGISRSAALVLAYVMETYGLSQTRAYAMVQQRRFCINPNEGFMTQLKEYEPIYQAQKTLRNGQQSSVKQRSKRTIHQMDTERAEDRCDEMDS; from the exons ATGCTGTCTCTAGACAGTAATGAAACTCACCAGGATGAG GAAACCACTAGTGAAAATGAATCAGATGATTATCCAAGAATACCTATCCACATGGACGAACCAAAAGAATGGACCTACACAATGAGGAGGCACATGCAG GAGGTGGTACCTAGATTATACCTTGGTCCATACAGTGCTGCTAGTCGTTCAAAATTACAATCTTTATTAGAACATGGTATAACTCATATAGTGTGTGTTAGACAAGATATAGAAGCAAATTTTATAAAGCCCAACTTTCCTGACAAATTCaa GTATCTTGTTCTAAACATTGCTGATACAGCAACCGAGAATATTATTCaacattttcaaaaagttaaaaCATTTATAGATGAAGGTTTAAGTTCCGGTGGTCAAGTCTTAGTACATGGTAATGCTGGAATATCAAGATCTGCTGCATTGGTTCTAGCATATGTTATGGAAACATATGGATTGTCACAGAC acGAGCATATGCAATGGTACAACAAAGAAGGTTTTGCATAAATCCTAATGAAGGTTTCATGACACAATTAAAAGAATATGAACCTATATATCAAGCACAAAAGACATTAAGAAATGGGCAGCAAAGTTCAGTGAAACAACGAAGTAAACGAACTATACATCAAATGGATACTGAGCGAGCAGAAGATAGATGTGACGAGATGGACAGTTGA
- the Eif1 gene encoding eukaryotic translation initiation factor eIF1, translated as MSIQNLNTFDPFADAIKGSDDDVQDGLVHIRIQQRNGRKTLTTVQGLSSEYDLKKIVRACKKEFACNGTVIEHPEYGEVLQLQGDQRENICQWLTKSGLAKPDQLKVHGF; from the exons ATGTCCATCCAGAATCTCAACACATTCG ACCCCTTTGCAGATGCAATCAAGGGTTCAGATGATGATGTCCAAGACGGTCTCGTGCATATAAGGATCCAGCAACGGAATGGTCGTAAGACCTTAACCACGGTGCAAGGCCTCTCATCTGAATATGACTTGAAGAAAATAGTGAGAGCATGTAAAAAG GAGTTCGCCTGCAATGGGACAGTAATCGAGCACCCGGAGTACGGGGAGGTGTTGCAGCTGCAGGGGGACCAGCGAGAAAATATATGCCAGTGGTTAACAAAGTCAGGTCTGGCTAAACCTGACCAACTCAAAGTCCATGGTTTTTAA